A single genomic interval of Homo sapiens chromosome 15, GRCh38.p14 Primary Assembly harbors:
- the MESP1 gene encoding mesoderm posterior protein 1 — protein MAQPLCPPLSESWMLSAAWGPTRRPPPSDKDCGRSLVSSPDSWGSTPADSPVASPARPGTLRDPRAPSVGRRGARSSRLGSGQRQSASEREKLRMRTLARALHELRRFLPPSVAPAGQSLTKIETLRLAIRYIGHLSAVLGLSEESLQRRCRQRGDAGSPRGCPLCPDDCPAQMQTRTQAEGQGQGRGLGLVSAVRAGASWGSPPACPGARAAPEPRDPPALFAEAACPEGQAMEPSPPSPLLPGDVLALLETWMPLSPLEWLPEEPK, from the exons ATGGCCCAGCCCCTGTGCCCGCCGCTCTCCGAGTCCTGGATGCTCTCTGCGGCCTGGGGCCCAACTCGGCGGCCGCCGCCCTCCGACAAGGACTGCGGCCGCTCCCTCGTCTCGTCCCCAGACTCATGGGGCAGCACCCCAGCCGACAGCCCCGTGGCGAGCCCCGCGCGGCCAGGCACCCTCCGGGACCCCCGCGCCCCCTCCGTAGGTAGGCGCGGCGCGCGCAGCAGCCGCCTGGGCAGCGGGCAGAGGCAGAGCGCCAGTGAGCGGGAGAAACTGCGCATGCGCACGCTGGCCCGCGCCCTGCACGAGCTGCGCCGCTTTCTACCGCCGTCCGTGGCGCCCGCGGGCCAGAGCCTGACCAAGATCGAGACGCTGCGCCTGGCTATCCGCTATATCGGCCACCTGTCGGCCGTGCTAGGCCTCAGCGAGGAGAGTCTCCAGCGCCGGTGCCGGCAGCGCGGTGACGCGGGGTCCCCTCGGGGCTGCCCGCTGTGCCCCGACGACTGCCCCGCGCAGATGCAGACACGGACGCAGgctgaggggcaggggcaggggcgcGGGCTGGGCCTGGTATCCGCCGTCCGCGCCGGGGCGTCCTGGGGATCCCCGCCTGCCTGCCCCGGAGCCCGAGCTGCACCCGAGCCGCGCGACCCGCCTGCGCTGTTCGCCGAGGCGGCGTGCCCTGAAGGGCAGGCGATGGAGCCAAGCCCACCGTCCCCG CTCCTTCCGGGCGACGTGCTGGCTCTGTTGGAGACCTGGATGCCCCTCTCGCCTCTGGAGTGGCTGCCTGAGGAGCCCAAGTGA
- the MESP2 gene encoding mesoderm posterior protein 2 translates to MAQSPPPQSLLGHDHWIFAQGWGWAGHWDSTSPASSSDSSGSCPCDGARGLPQPQPPSCSSRAAEAAATTPRRARTGPAGGQRQSASEREKLRMRTLARALHELRRFLPPSLAPAGQSLTKIETLRLAIRYIGHLSAVLGLSEESLQCRRRQRGDAGSPWGCPLCPDRGPAEAQTQAEGQGQGQGQGQGQGQGQGQGQGQGQGQGRRPGLVSAVLAEASWGSPSACPGAQAAPERLGRGVHDTDPWATPPYCPKIQSPPYSSQGTTSDASLWTPPQGCPWTQSSPEPRNPPVPWTAAPATLELAAVYQGLSVSPEPCLSLGAPSLLPHPSCQRLQPQTPGRCWSHSAEVVPNSEDQGPGAAFQLSEASPPQSSGLRFSGCPELWQEDLEGARLGIFY, encoded by the exons ATGGCCCAGTCGCCTCCTCCGCAGAGCCTCCTCGGCCACGACCACTGGATCTTcgcccagggctggggctgggccggCCACTGGGACTCCACGTCCCCGGCCTCCTCCTCCGATTCGTCGGGTTCGTGCCCCTGCGACGGCGCCCGCGGACTCCCGCAGCCACAGCCTCCGAGCTGCAGCTCCCGAGCCGCAGAGGCAGCCGCGACGACGCCCAGACGAGCGCGCACCGGACCAGCGGGCGGACAGCGGCAGAGCGCCAGCGAGCGGGAGAAACTGCGCATGCGCACGCTGGCCCGCGCCCTGCACGAGTTGCGCCgctttctgcctccctccttgGCGCCGGCCGGCCAGAGCCTGACCAAGATCGAGACGCTGCGCCTGGCCATCCGCTACATCGGCCACCTATCGGCCGTGCTGGGTCTCAGCGAGGAGAGTCTGCAGTGCCGGCGCAGGCAGCGCGGGGACGCGGGGTCCCCTTGGGGCTGCCCGCTGTGCCCCGACCGTGGCCCCGCAGAGGCGCAGACGCAGGCGGAGGGGCAGGggcaagggcaggggcaggggcaggggcaaggGCAGGGGCAAGGACAGGGGCAAGGACAGGGGCAAGGGCAGGGGCGCAGGCCGGGCCTGGTCTCCGCCGTCCTCGCCGAGGCGTCCTGGGGATCCCCGTCCGCCTGCCCCGGAGCCCAAGCCGCACCCGAGCGCCTGGGGAGGGGGGTCCACGACACGGATCCCTGGGCAACACCCCCTTACTGCCCCAAGATACAGTCGCCCCCGTATTCGTCCCAAGGGACAACCTCCGACGCGTCTCTTTGGACGCCACCCCAAGGCTGTCCCTGGACGCAGTCGTCCCCAGAGCCCCGGAACCCACCAGTGCCCTGGACGGCGGCCCCAGCAACTTTGGAGCTGGCCGCAGTGTACCAG ggtctctctgtgtctccagaGCCCTGTCTGTCGCTGGGAGCTCCATCTCTCCTGCCCCACCCATCATGCCAGAGACTGCAGCCTCAGACCCCCGGGAGGTGCTGGAGCCACAGTGCAGAGGTGGTGCCCAACTCAGAGGACCAGGGACCGGGCGCCGCCTTCCAGCTCAGTGAAGCAAGCCCTCCCCAGAGCTCAGGCCTGCGGTTCAGTGGCTGCCCTGAACTTTGGCAAGAAGATCTGGAGGGGGCCCGCCTGGGCATCTTCTACTAA